The window CAGGCAGGCCCCGGCCAGGGGGATATTTCCCGTGTACAGTCCCAGGTTGAGTCTGGGGATGGGAAGTTGGATCAGCAGTGCTTTCATGGCGCCAACTTAATCACGGAATGCAATAAATAGCCACTCCTATATTGCGGTGGGACTGAAATCCGGAATTTCAGCATTTTCAGACATGGCCAAAGGTTTTCCGGCCCCGAATAAAATACAGGCAAAAATTAGCTCTTGTCGTCAGTGGAAGTGTTTATTATAACCACTTTCCGATTATACATTTTTGAGAAGATAAAGAGGGGGAGCCTTGTACATACTTTGCCTGAATTGTGATGATCGTCCGGGAATTGTTGCCGCCGTTGCAAATGCTTTGTGTAATTCAAACTGTAATATTGAGGAATCTTCACAGTTTTACGACCCGTATTCAAATCAGTTTTTCATGCGCGTTATGTTTTCTGCTGTAACTGAACGGGCCCAGGAAAAGTTTCAATCCCTGTTTGAGTCTGTGGCCGGGGATTTCGGCATGAACTGGTATATGAAAGAGATGGATGAGCCGGTCAAGATGCTTGTCCTGGTATCAAAAGATGATCATTGTCTGAACGATATTATTTACCGCTGGAGGACAAGGCACCTTAATATCGAACTTGTGGGTGTCGTCTCAAATCATGAGGTCAACCGTGATCTTTCGGAGCAATTCGGGCTAAAATTTTATTATGTGCCCACCCAGGGGGTGGAGAAAGACGCCGTTGATGCGGAGCATTTCAGGATTATCGAAGAGACAGATGCAGAGCTTATTGTACTGGCCCGCTATATGCAGATCCTTTCCGAGGATATGTGCCGCAGATATGCCGGCCGGGTGATCAATATCCACCACTCATTCCTGCCGGGTTTCAAAGGCGCAAAGCCCTATCATCAGGCGTATGAGCGTGGTGTGAAGCTTATCGGCGCCACCGCTCATTTTGCCACGAGGGATCTTGATGAAGGGCCGATTATAGAACAGGACGTCATGCGTATTGATCATCGCGACTGTCCCAGAAAGCTGCAAATCCGGGGGCAGGATACGGAGGCCAGGGTACTTGCCCGCGCCATTGAAATGTACACCGAAAGGCGGATATTTCTGCACGGGAACAGAACGGTTATTCTGTAGAGGTGTGTTTTATACAGCCTTTTTAAATGCCCAAACGGCAATATGCACGGGGTGTCACTTTTGTAATCTCCATACTCAGAATTATATGCCTTTGTGACCGCTTTTACGGAAAGAATAAGGAATGCAATTCCAATAAATAGTAAAAAAAGTCCTGTCATTTTTTCTATCCTGTTATTTATCCTGATGTTTGTATAGAAGTTACGCGGACAGAATGGGACGCTATCTTTACTGGATAGTGCCCTCTGAAAACCATAGACGCGTCTATGATATCTGTTCGATACCGGCCTGTCACCTATTTAAAGACAAAAAAACTAAGTTTGACTCCATTTGTTTCTACGTGATAATTGTTGCAAAAAAAATTCTGGGATTAAAAGCTGTGGGAAAAAAAATAGACTTAATCAGAATTATCCGCATTTGGGGGACATTTTTTTTGTTAGGGTTAGGGGTAATTTTTATCCTTATTGATGTCCTAAATTCTTACCGTGATTTTAACCAGCAGGCCAAACAGATGCGGTCCGAATTTATTGACCGCCAAAAAAATATAATCCGGCAAGAAGTCCTTCGT is drawn from uncultured Desulfobacter sp. and contains these coding sequences:
- the purU gene encoding formyltetrahydrofolate deformylase gives rise to the protein MYILCLNCDDRPGIVAAVANALCNSNCNIEESSQFYDPYSNQFFMRVMFSAVTERAQEKFQSLFESVAGDFGMNWYMKEMDEPVKMLVLVSKDDHCLNDIIYRWRTRHLNIELVGVVSNHEVNRDLSEQFGLKFYYVPTQGVEKDAVDAEHFRIIEETDAELIVLARYMQILSEDMCRRYAGRVINIHHSFLPGFKGAKPYHQAYERGVKLIGATAHFATRDLDEGPIIEQDVMRIDHRDCPRKLQIRGQDTEARVLARAIEMYTERRIFLHGNRTVIL